The following proteins are encoded in a genomic region of Alnus glutinosa chromosome 8, dhAlnGlut1.1, whole genome shotgun sequence:
- the LOC133874562 gene encoding uncharacterized protein LOC133874562 has translation MGYSKTFLLLGLAFAVVLLISSDVSASELAVAAQTKENMQTDGVEEDKYHGHRHVHGHGHGHVHGNGNEHGHGHHHGRGHPGHGAAADETETETETNQN, from the exons ATGGGTTACTCCAAGACTTTTCTTCTCCTTGGCCTTGCCTTTGCTGTTGTGCTCCTCATCTCCTCCGATGTCTCAGCTTCTGAGCTTGCTGTTGCCGCTCAAACCA AGGAGAATATGCAAACTGACGGTGTGGAGGAGGATAAGTATCATGGCCATCGTCACGTGCATGGACATGGGCATGGACATGTACATGGGAATGGGAATGAACATGGACATGGTCATCACCACGGCCGTGGTCACCCAGGACACGGTGCTGCTGCAGACGAGACAGAAACCGAAACTGAAACCAACCAAAATTAG